In the genome of Raphanus sativus cultivar WK10039 chromosome 9, ASM80110v3, whole genome shotgun sequence, the window CCTCTGTCTCGGTTCAAGGTAACTCACTGTATCCCTTGACAAACTATGTCTCTGATTCTAACTTTTCTGCTCAGCATCGTGTGTTCTTAGCAAACATTACAGCAGTTACAGAACCTAGACATTTTAAAGAAGCTGCTGGCATCAAGGTCTGGGATGATGCGATGGTAGTTGAGGTTGTCGCACTTGAAGGACAGCACACATGGGACATTGTTGATTTGCCGCCTGGTAAGGTTGCCATCGGTTGCTTGTGGGTCTACAAGATTAAATATAACGCTGACGGTACCATTACACGGTACAAAGCTCGGTTGGTTGTCTGTGGTAATAAACAGGTGGAAGGACAGGACTATAAGGAGACGTTTGCTCCGGTCGTTAAGCTAACTACGGTACGAACATTACTCAAGATGGCTGCTGCAAAACAGTGGGAGGTTTATCAGATGGATGTTAATAACGCTTTTCTTCATGGTGATCTTGAGGAAGAAGTGTACATGATGCTACCTCCAGGTTTTCGGCATTCACATCCTAATAAAGTTTGTCGTCTTCGTAAGTCTCTATATGGGCTCAAGCAGGCTCCTCGCTGTTGGTTTAAGAAGCTGTCTGATGCACTGCTGAAGTTTGGTTTCGTACAGTCTTACGATGACTATTCACTCTTCTCCTACACTCGTCGTGACGTTGAGATTCGAGTGCTCGTCTACGTAGATGACTTGATTATTTGTGGTAACCATAGTCATATGATCCAGAAGTTTAAGGATTATTTGGGTAAATGTTTTTCTATGAAAGACTTGGGTAAGTTAAAGTATTTTTTGGGTATAGAAGTGAGCAGAGGTCCTGAAGGAATTTTTTTATCTCAGCGCAAGTATGCTCTGGATATTATAGCTGACACTGGTAATCTTGGGTCCAAGCCAGCTGCAACTCCGCTAGAACAGAATCATCATCTTGCTACTGTTGACAGTCCGGCTCTGTCTGACCCAAAGAAGTATCGTCGGTTGATGGGGCGTCTGATTTATCTCACTCATACTCGGCTTGAGTTGAGCTACTGCGTCCATCTTCTCTCCCAGTTCATGAAGAAGCCGAAGGAGGCTCATTGGGACGCTGCGCTCCGTGTTGTACGTTTTCTGCAAGGGTCTGTTGGACAGGGTATCTTTCTCAGTTCGAGCCCCGACCTGTCTCTCACTATATACTGCGATTCAGACTGGTCCTCGTGTCCGTTAACTCGGCGGTCGCTGAGTGCGTATGTGGTCATGTTGGGTGATTCACCCATCTCGTGGAAGACTAAAAAGCAGAAAACAGTTTCTCATTCTTCCGCTGAAGCTGAGTATCGATGCATGGCTGTTGGTCTTCGTGAAGTTAAATGGCTTCGCAAGTTGTTGAAGGGATTAGATGTTGAACAACGTGCACCCACCCGGTTTTTCTGTGATAGTAAAGCTGTTATTTATATAGCTACTAACCCGGTCTTCCATGAGCGTACGAAACATATTGAAAATGACTGTCACTCTGTGCGAGATGCTGTGAAAGGTGGCTTGATTAATCTACATCACATTCGAACGCCGGAGCAGGTTGCAGATATTTTGACAAAGGCTCTTGGACGTGCTCAGTTCAGTACGTTGTTGTCCAAGTTGGGCGTTCGGAACCTCCACactccaacttgagggggagtattggcgatatatatcatatatatttgagATATACTTGGATTGTTAGTTAATGATAAGTCTTGTATTAAGTCTTGTATATATCTCCTATTTGTGTGGAGAGTAGGGCATCTCGTTCATGTATATATACGGCTTCTGCCGATGTCAATAAAAACACAAGTGTTCGATATCTTATTCTACAATAACCCTCCTTTTTCTGGGCGTTCGGGCACTTCATCATTGTCAGGCGCTTGATAACGcacaaaaatatgaaatctgGTTTCTTTTCGATGGTAACCCCATCCGGTTCTCTCTGAGAGAGTTCACCATTGTCACCGGTCTCAACTGTGGAAGATTACCTAATTGATCCACTTGCTGAAAAAAGAAGAATCCCATCAATAAGAAGTTTTATTGGAACGAACTTTcagattttcaaaattatgcACAACTGAAATAATTGTTGGTATGCTGAAAAAGCGAAAAGTTAAATATAGGGAAACAAGGATCAATTAGCTTGTCTGGCGATCACATCGTCTGTTCTACCACACCCTCTTATCACTTTATTAAGATTATACAAGAACATGGGTGAATTCATGGCTTACCCGTGGGGCAGGGTTTAATTTCAAGTTCTTGTTTCAACCCTTACTAAGAAAAATGGACTTGCTTTCTCCCAGAATTTTGTTGCACTTAAAGGTTACGTGAACGCTATCCAACTTGTTATGATTTCTGCCCTTCTGAATCTCAAAGAGGAGGTCATACAAAATGAGCCCGTTACCGTGGTTGATTCCGAAAGCAAATATGATACAACTCTaaaggaagaagaaaggaaTGGCGAGTCCGCCTCAAGAGAAGTCCAATTCTACAGCCAAATTTATGGTCATACCAAGTCACGCCAAAAGCCTTGGCGTTGAATGCAAAGTTAGTTTATTATATTGTCTCTTTTGTAGCCTTGTGTTATATCTATTATCTTTTCAATTCCGTGACCGCATAAAGTTAACTAGTATTTTACCCGCTAAGTTGATTGGTAGCTGGTAACAGAGTTTGTATCAGTTACACTAAGTAGAATCCTCTCTACTcccatatttattttagtgaacTCAATTATTTTTACCCGCTAAGTTGATTGGGTGATGTGAAATGAGGCTGTATGAGTTACACTAAGTAGATTtagaaattaagaaaaaaaatacataagatCATGTCACTACCCAGCTATGCAATCATTAATTCTTACATCATATCATTTATACTTTGTCTAAGGTTGCTGTTAAATCCATTCTAGATGATCCTTCATAGCAGTGCTAAGAGGTACATATTTTTCATCGCTTGATGAGACAGACGACCCTACTGTTGATGCAATGGTTCAGCTTATACGAGATGGTCTTGTATTTAGAAAGGAAATGTTCAGGGGTGGTCTTATGGGGGCTGACTTGGTACGCATGAAAGCCAAGAAGCAGAGGGAGAAGGAGGTGAAAGAGAAGCACGAAAAAGAGATTTCTGCTGAGTCAACCAGAGGGTAAATCTTCTAACTACATTTCACGTATGTCATTTGCCAATAATGTTGGTGTTCAGCTGAAAGAAAAGTTTGGTGGTCTTGCAAGAAGAATGACCAATGATATTGGGAACCAAATCTCGAAATGTGTTTCTGATTTGGGTTTGAAAACAAAATCAGCCACTTGAAATCAGCCATAGCTGCCCTTCAGGGGATTGAGAACATTAGCCACATATCAGTTCCTTGCCTGTAACCTAGACTCAGCCGTTTCTCCGGCGAACAGCCGCGTTAGGGTTGTCATTTTTTCCGAAATACCCTTGAGAGGGATGGatcaatataattattaaaaaaaaaaaaaaaaaaaaactttgggaATGCATCTTCTAGCGCTCCAGTGCATGGAGAAACTGTAGAAGAACTTCAAAATCGGCCACTATGCTCCCACTGATTCCAGTACACAACCCAAGCAAACCCTTAATGATTTCAAGGGCTCTGATTACACAGTTCcactaatttaaattaataaatatttcagtTTCTTTACCGATGCATTTTTGTTGATAGTGTGTCCAAGCTGTCCTGACATTAACCGTAAAAAACAGGGATGGACGTTCGGATATCCGTTCGAGTTGGGTTGGATATTTAAGATTTTCGAGTATTTTGGTATAGAAATATAGAACCGTTTGGATACTTCGAGTtgggttcagatatttttaatttaggtgaAATTATTTTGGGTCGGATTCGaatgtttaaattttgaaagaaaaaaatttaaattttcatttttagtttctTGCGTTTAAATATTTAGCTTTcgattaactgatttttttaattattaataaattgaatgattaatagttTTGAAGGTAACACTTCAAAAATAAAGAGACATAAGTTTggctattatttttagaatttagatgtaactttttttaatacatgaaacaaaaagcataatattcattttaagtgaatatcaaaacattttgtccgtaattatatatatatataaaatgaaaaatataaactagaaatataaagataaatatacatatgttcgaATATCTACTCAGATTCAGATATTACCGGTTCGAGTTCGAATATCTAGTTTCTCCTAAATTAttacccgttcggatatttaactATTTCGATCTAGATTTCGATTCGGGTTTTTAGGATAAAATAGATGCCCTTAGGAAGAAACGTGTGGAGGAAAAGAGGACTAGTACTAGAGGTACGCCGTCGCGTCGAACACTTTCTTACGGTATTTGCCACAGAATCCTTTCATCGTACAATTCTTTGCATTTCGCCAAAGATTGTGTCAGACCCAAGAGCAATTTCGTCTCACCACTCCACCAATGACAACTTCTGGGCCTCAACTATCATTCAGAATCTATTTTCCTAATTTGGGCAgcttttgttttgattatattGAGTTAAATCTTTCTAATAATAAACCAGAAAAGTGATTCTATTgtaaatgtttcaaaaaaaagcaAGGAAAGAGCGTGGGATCGAACAGTGTATACTGCTGATGTGGCAAGAGCATGTGGAAAATTGAATGAAAGCTGGACAAGATAATGACGGGAGAGAAAGAGTGGGACCCTTTCGGGAGAGATGAGAGAGCGACTCTCAAATCTCATTTCATTCATTATACACTACACTTTGCttttgatttactttttttttaatttgtcttTCGAGATCCAAGTAGTAGTACTAAATCTTAATGTTATTGTGGGTGGATCTGAGCCGAAGATGAGAAACAGCGTTGAGACTGTGAACGCCGCCGCTACTGCCATCGTCACCGCAGAGTCTCGTGTTCAGCCTTCGTCTGTGCAGGTACAcctccagcttcttcttctttttttattaattttccgAGTTGGAAATGTGTTTATAGATCAGTAGTGTTGTGTCAAACCCTCAGATCGTGATTCTGAGATctgtagcttttttttttgtttgattgctATTACAGTAACAATTGTAGATCAGAGCAGCTAAGATTCAGTTTGGgtgatttacttttttcttggtttcaacgacttttatgattttcttttactttatattctcgtaaaaggtaaaaaaaagaaagacactTATTTGCTTGATTGATAAAGGTAAATTCTTTACCTTTTTTCAGTCTAATTGGCTTTACAAGGTCATAATAGCATTCAGTTCATGATTACAACGGTCAACAAAAAGTACTTTGTAAAGTTATGTTCATAATAGCATTAAGTTATTATGTTCTCTCTTTATTTCAAACTACTTTGGTTTATCAAGAGTGTTAGTTTACAAGTACAAGGAATCTAATTTATTGGTGTTTGACTTTACAGAAGAGAAGGTGGGGAAACTGTTGGAGCTTAAACTCCTGTTTTGGATCTCAAAAGAACAACACACGGATTGGTAACGCCGCTCTTGTACCTGAACCCACTGCATCCGGAGCTCCGGCGATTTTAATCCAAAACTCAACCACTGCGATAGCACCTCCTTCATCTCCAGCTTCCTTTCTTCAGTCTGATCCTTCATCCGTCTCTCACACCCCTGTTACAAGCAACACATTCTCCCCTAAAGAACCTCAATCCGTCTTCTCTGCTGGACCATATGCTAACGAAACTCAACCCGTCACTCCTCCGGTCTTCTCCGCATTGATAACCGAACCATCCACCGCCTCGTTCACTCCACCTCCGGAATCTTCAGTCCTTCACATAACCACACCTTCTTCCCCTGAAGTCCCCTTTGCTCAGCTGCTTACGTCTTCCTTGGAGCTTACTCGGAGGGATAGCAGCTGCGGCGACAGGAATCAGAAGTTCTCGTCTTCGCATTACGAGTTTCGGTCTAACCAAGTGTGTCCGGGGAGTCCTGGTGGTGGTAACTTAATCTCCCCGGGCTCCGTGGTTTCGAACTCCGGTACATCTTCTCCTTACCCCGGTGGTAAATCACCCATGGTTGAGTTTCGTATCGGCGAGCCGCCGAAGTTCCTTGGTTTTGAGCATTTCACTGCTCGTAAATGGGGATCCAGGTTCGGTTCTGGATCAATCACCCCTGTTGGCCACGGTTCAGGGATGGGTTCAGGCGCATTGACACCAAATGGTCCAGGGATGGTCTCTGGAAACAACACTGCGTGGCCACACATCTCTGAGGTCGAGTCTCTGCCTAATTCGGATCATGGCTCTGAAGTCATTGTAGCGGATCACAGAGTCTCGTTTGAGTTAACCGGCGAAGACGTTGCACGCTGTCTTGCGACCAAGCTGAACAGATCACATGACAGAATGAACAACAATGACCGGATTGAGAAAGATGAGAGAAGAAGCATAGAGAGATTGTCGGTAGATAGAGAGACCGAACAACAGCAGAGGATCCATCAGCTCAGTTCCTCCTCGGTTGGATCTAGCAAAGAATTCAAATTTGATAACACGAAAGAGGAGAATAGTGAGAAAGTCGCGGGAAACAGCTGGAGTTTCTTCCCGGGGTTACGATCTTGAGTTAAGCTAACAAAAGTAGCTTCTTCTACATTACtaaagactatatatatatatatatatatatataagaatccGTATAACAAACCATTGAACATGGCTCAGTGAGATGGTGAAGCCAAAGGTAAGATATTGGGTTCTGACAACTTATATTTATACACTGAATAAATAAGCTAGTTAGCTTTGGTTTTGCAGTTGTTGTAAGAACGACTTCTGTACTGATGTAATTAGGAACCCTTGGAATACTATTTCATCTCTCGTCGCCATTGATACATCGATAATTCGTTGTGAAATAAAATTacatttcttttgtttgatattatattattgGTCTAAAAAGAACtctaataaaaacatgaaataCAGAAACTGAATACTTCAAAGATGGTAaaagaggaaagaaagaaacaacatCCAGATCAAGACTAACACTAAACCAAACCGGACTGATTAAACAAAAAGACAACAAAAGTTGCGGAGATTAAACCGGCTAATACCTTATTCTAAAGCTCTCAAGAGATAAACCGGTATCAGATAACCAAAGAGATTAAACAACAAAACCCTTAAATTCACTTTTAGGTCACGGTTAATCCTACAACCGAACCGGACTAATTAAACAACAAAAGCTGGAATTGATCTTAACCAGACTCTCAATTCTCCTTGCTAGAACCGTAATACCTCTCAAAAGCTCTCGGTAGATAAACCGGGATCAGAACACCAAAGAGATTAAACGACCAAACCACTAAGTTCACCGCCGCCAAAACTTTCCCGGCATACATCCGCCGCGCCGAAATGGTCCCCACCCCCGTCCCATACTTAGTAGATTCCCTTGAGAACTCGTCCATAATCCACTCTACGAGAGTAAGGACCCTCCTAGCGTTGTAAACGATCGGCACGAGGATTCGAGCTGGAGAAGAGAAGCCAAACGTGGCCGCTAATCCTTCCATGAAAACCTGACTCGCAAGAAGGAACACGTGCGGCGCAGCTGCGCTCACACCACGTTTATCGTCCTCGAGGAGTCCTTCGAAGATGTAGCAGATGGGAAGTAAGAGGCCGACGATTCCTGCGCAAGCTACATAGAAACGGAAGAACTTGTTGGTGGAGCTTGTGAGAGGAGCGTCTCGGTTCGGATTCTCGTGTGGAGGGAAGACTACtttggagatgaagaagaagtagaTGAAGGTGAGGAGTGCGAATAGAAAATCTATTATTGTGACGAGACCGCTCGCGGAGAGGACGAGGATTACCGCGAGGACGTTTAGTTGCCGGAACGAAAAGAACCCGGTCGTTTTTCCGACAGCGTGATGGTGTTCGTCTTTTGGCAAGGCTATGTCGTTATAAGTCGGACCGACACCTCCAGACATGGTTTCGGGGTTTGTGTAAGCTTGTTTCTGAGAAGAGGACGAGGGCTGCgttttggttttctttcttAGGGAAATGTGGTAACTGAACAGTTTCGGCTGAAGTTAAATGAGAGTAAAGAAATGGACACGTGCAGGATGAATGGAAGAGGT includes:
- the LOC108823473 gene encoding uncharacterized protein LOC108823473, whose translation is MRERLSNLISFIIHYTLLLIYFFFNLSFEIQVVVLNLNVIVGGSEPKMRNSVETVNAAATAIVTAESRVQPSSVQKRRWGNCWSLNSCFGSQKNNTRIGNAALVPEPTASGAPAILIQNSTTAIAPPSSPASFLQSDPSSVSHTPVTSNTFSPKEPQSVFSAGPYANETQPVTPPVFSALITEPSTASFTPPPESSVLHITTPSSPEVPFAQLLTSSLELTRRDSSCGDRNQKFSSSHYEFRSNQVCPGSPGGGNLISPGSVVSNSGTSSPYPGGKSPMVEFRIGEPPKFLGFEHFTARKWGSRFGSGSITPVGHGSGMGSGALTPNGPGMVSGNNTAWPHISEVESLPNSDHGSEVIVADHRVSFELTGEDVARCLATKLNRSHDRMNNNDRIEKDERRSIERLSVDRETEQQQRIHQLSSSSVGSSKEFKFDNTKEENSEKVAGNSWSFFPGLRS
- the LOC108823474 gene encoding uncharacterized protein LOC108823474, yielding MSGGVGPTYNDIALPKDEHHHAVGKTTGFFSFRQLNVLAVILVLSASGLVTIIDFLFALLTFIYFFFISKVVFPPHENPNRDAPLTSSTNKFFRFYVACAGIVGLLLPICYIFEGLLEDDKRGVSAAAPHVFLLASQVFMEGLAATFGFSSPARILVPIVYNARRVLTLVEWIMDEFSRESTKYGTGVGTISARRMYAGKVLAAVNLVVWSFNLFGVLIPVYLPRAFERYYGSSKEN